From Parambassis ranga chromosome 9, fParRan2.1, whole genome shotgun sequence, the proteins below share one genomic window:
- the sorbs3 gene encoding vinexin isoform X3, with translation MQSQPVEEVVLGDPNGSWITFPGEPGVSSGQHILTSPDLTHEVVICPGLPTPPLSPYHSARMPSGEFKVQNGGGPTALSFGSYYGPSRGGLSNGVQSSATLPRSWTPTREERLIKFSGIGPVDETGMPIASRSSVNKPRDWYKSMFRQIHKKPEEPELEDSECWSAERLGLSANTEDSNEADRNLFRLTPYGALPDWSEDVDKLSDPGKQHPQPKSIFDFEPGKSTTTENHSQAHLSLKNQPEKPQPPSIEASLVSELSRFEAELDSEIQGLERTLSQKKQHQGRGEEARGRDPVTPPKTTTNYSHSSASKQPIHRSAGTSLASAPTHVEHLSFANEAMELPAKKEDKKMKAARVKFNFQAQSPKELTLQKGDIVYIHRQVDANWFEGEHHGRAGIFPTSYVEILPPTEKPTPIKSPTLQVLDYGEAVALYHFNADLPVELSFRKGEVINITRRVDDQWLEGRISGTNRSGIFPASYVQVNKMPRTKYSTDDYSLGPMSPISPGPQSPGRPLHSPSPRSPLSPFTPTSLSPKPEHSPVKSTSPTLYSSPASQSRSPTLTPVSKETATRTSTSKTASPTNLNSHWPPSASQSPTARDVSPSTQSSVHRAGAPTANRYTDPSQGAIPNQAAPSNPHVNSLPQTRAPNNSGSIVVQRQPYKAVYNYKPQNADELELREGDIVQVMEKCDDGWFVDCFSDL, from the exons ATGCAGTCTCAG CCAGTGGAGGAAGTGGTACTTGGTGATCCAAATGGCTCGTGGATCACTTTTCCTGGGGAGCCTGGAGTATCTTCAGGTCAGCACATACTGACTTCTCCAGACCTGACACATGAGGTGGTCATCTGCCCCGGTCTCCCCACTCCTCCTCTGAGCCCCTATCACTCTGCCAGGATGCCATCTGGAGAGTTTAAG GTGCAGAATGGAGGTGGCCCAACAGCTCTCAGCTTTGGATCATACTATGGTCCCTCACGTG GTGGACTGTCCAATGGTGTCCAAAGTTCTGCCACTCTACCACGCAGCTGGACTCCCACCAGAGAGGAGAGGCTCATCAAATTCTCAGGGATCGGTCCAGTGGATGAAACAGGGATGCCCATTGCCTCCAGATCA AGTGTAAACAAGCCCAGAGACTGGTACAAGAGCATGTTCAGACAGATTCACAAGAAGCCAGAGG AACCTGAGCTGGAGGACTCAGAGTGTTGGTCAGCTGAAC GGCTCGGGTTATCTGCCAACACAGAGGACAGTAATGAAGCAGACAGGAATCTCTTCAGACTCACACCGTATGGAGCTCTACCAGACTG GAGCGAGGATGTAGATAAGCTGTCAGACCCAGGAAAGCAGCACCCTCAGCCGAAGAGTATATTCGACTTTGAGCCTGGAAAGAGCACCACTACAGAAAACCACAGCCAG GCACATCTGTCACTGAAAAATCAGCCAGAGAAACCGCAGCCCCCCTCCATCGAG GCCAGTCTGGTCTCTGAGCTGAGTCGATTTGAGGCTGAACTGGACTCGGAGATTCAGGGCCTGGAGAGGACACTTTCCCAGAAGAAGCAGCATCAAGGCCGGGGTGAG GAGGCCAGAGGCAGGGATCCAGTAACACCTCCAAAGACTACTACAAACTACAG CCATTCATCAGCATCAAAGCAGCCTATCCATCGCTCTGCTGGAACATCCCTGGCCTCTGCTCCCACACATG TAGAACATCTTTCCTTTGCAAATGAAGCCATGGAGCTCCCAGCTAAGAAAGAGGACAAGAAG aTGAAAGCAGCACGAGTCAAGTTCAATTTTCAGGCCCAGTCACCCAA GGAGCTCACGCTGCAGAAAGGCGATATTGTTTACATCCACAGGCAGGTAGACGCCAACTGGTTTGAAGGAGAACACCATGGACGAGCTGGTATTTTCCCCACATCTTATGTGGAG ATTCTGCCTCCGACAGAGAAGCCAACGCCTATAAAGTCGCCCACTCTTCAGGTGTTGGACTATGGAGAAGCTGTGGCTCTATATCACTTCAATGCTGACCTACCTGTTGAACTTTCCTTCCGTAAA GGTGAGGTGATCAACATAACCAGACGTGTGGATGATCAGTGGTTGGAGGGCAGGATCTCAGGAACAAATCGCAGCGGCATTTTCCCAGCCAGTTATGTCCAGGTCAACAAGATGCCCCGTACCAAATACTCCACGGATGACTACTCACTGGGCCCCATGTCTCCCATCTCCCCTGGACCTCAGAGTCCAGGACGTCCACTCCACTCACCCTCTCCGCGGTCACCACTGTCCCCTTTCACCCCCACTTCCCTGAGCCCCAAACCTGAGCACTCACCTGTTAAGTCAACTTCACCTACATTATACAGCAGCCCAGCTTCACAGTCACGCTCCCCCACCCTCACACCTGTATCTAAAGAAACAGCTACTCGTACCAGCACCTCCAAAACTGCTTCACCCACCAACCTTAACAGCCACTGGCCTCCCTCGGCTAGCCAGAGCCCCACAGCTAGAGACGTTTCACCCTCCACTCAGTCatctgtgcacagagcaggagctCCCACAGCGAACAGATACACTGACCCCTCACAG GGTGCAATCCCAAACCAGGCTGCTCCGTCTAATCCACATGTCAACTCCCTGCCGCAAACACGAGCACCAAACAACAGCGGTTCAATAGTGGTGCAACGCCAGCC ATACAAAGCCGTTTACAACTACAAACCACAGAATGCAGACGagctggagctcagagagggAGACATAGTGCAAGTGATGGAGAAATGTGATGATGGCTGGTTTGTAG ATTGTTTTTCAGATCTGTGA
- the sorbs3 gene encoding vinexin isoform X2 produces the protein MQSQPVEEVVLGDPNGSWITFPGEPGVSSGQHILTSPDLTHEVVICPGLPTPPLSPYHSARMPSGEFKVQNGGGPTALSFGSYYGPSRGGLSNGVQSSATLPRSWTPTREERLIKFSGIGPVDETGMPIASRSSVNKPRDWYKSMFRQIHKKPEEPELEDSECWSAERLGLSANTEDSNEADRNLFRLTPYGALPDWSEDVDKLSDPGKQHPQPKSIFDFEPGKSTTTENHSQAHLSLKNQPEKPQPPSIEASLVSELSRFEAELDSEIQGLERTLSQKKQHQGRGEEARGRDPVTPPKTTTNYSHSSASKQPIHRSAGTSLASAPTHEHLSFANEAMELPAKKEDKKMKAARVKFNFQAQSPKELTLQKGDIVYIHRQVDANWFEGEHHGRAGIFPTSYVEILPPTEKPTPIKSPTLQVLDYGEAVALYHFNADLPVELSFRKGEVINITRRVDDQWLEGRISGTNRSGIFPASYVQVNKMPRTKYSTDDYSLGPMSPISPGPQSPGRPLHSPSPRSPLSPFTPTSLSPKPEHSPVKSTSPTLYSSPASQSRSPTLTPVSKETATRTSTSKTASPTNLNSHWPPSASQSPTARDVSPSTQSSVHRAGAPTANRYTDPSQGAIPNQAAPSNPHVNSLPQTRAPNNSGSIVVQRQPYKAVYNYKPQNADELELREGDIVQVMEKCDDGWFVGTSERTRAFGTFPGNYVAPV, from the exons ATGCAGTCTCAG CCAGTGGAGGAAGTGGTACTTGGTGATCCAAATGGCTCGTGGATCACTTTTCCTGGGGAGCCTGGAGTATCTTCAGGTCAGCACATACTGACTTCTCCAGACCTGACACATGAGGTGGTCATCTGCCCCGGTCTCCCCACTCCTCCTCTGAGCCCCTATCACTCTGCCAGGATGCCATCTGGAGAGTTTAAG GTGCAGAATGGAGGTGGCCCAACAGCTCTCAGCTTTGGATCATACTATGGTCCCTCACGTG GTGGACTGTCCAATGGTGTCCAAAGTTCTGCCACTCTACCACGCAGCTGGACTCCCACCAGAGAGGAGAGGCTCATCAAATTCTCAGGGATCGGTCCAGTGGATGAAACAGGGATGCCCATTGCCTCCAGATCA AGTGTAAACAAGCCCAGAGACTGGTACAAGAGCATGTTCAGACAGATTCACAAGAAGCCAGAGG AACCTGAGCTGGAGGACTCAGAGTGTTGGTCAGCTGAAC GGCTCGGGTTATCTGCCAACACAGAGGACAGTAATGAAGCAGACAGGAATCTCTTCAGACTCACACCGTATGGAGCTCTACCAGACTG GAGCGAGGATGTAGATAAGCTGTCAGACCCAGGAAAGCAGCACCCTCAGCCGAAGAGTATATTCGACTTTGAGCCTGGAAAGAGCACCACTACAGAAAACCACAGCCAG GCACATCTGTCACTGAAAAATCAGCCAGAGAAACCGCAGCCCCCCTCCATCGAG GCCAGTCTGGTCTCTGAGCTGAGTCGATTTGAGGCTGAACTGGACTCGGAGATTCAGGGCCTGGAGAGGACACTTTCCCAGAAGAAGCAGCATCAAGGCCGGGGTGAG GAGGCCAGAGGCAGGGATCCAGTAACACCTCCAAAGACTACTACAAACTACAG CCATTCATCAGCATCAAAGCAGCCTATCCATCGCTCTGCTGGAACATCCCTGGCCTCTGCTCCCACACATG AACATCTTTCCTTTGCAAATGAAGCCATGGAGCTCCCAGCTAAGAAAGAGGACAAGAAG aTGAAAGCAGCACGAGTCAAGTTCAATTTTCAGGCCCAGTCACCCAA GGAGCTCACGCTGCAGAAAGGCGATATTGTTTACATCCACAGGCAGGTAGACGCCAACTGGTTTGAAGGAGAACACCATGGACGAGCTGGTATTTTCCCCACATCTTATGTGGAG ATTCTGCCTCCGACAGAGAAGCCAACGCCTATAAAGTCGCCCACTCTTCAGGTGTTGGACTATGGAGAAGCTGTGGCTCTATATCACTTCAATGCTGACCTACCTGTTGAACTTTCCTTCCGTAAA GGTGAGGTGATCAACATAACCAGACGTGTGGATGATCAGTGGTTGGAGGGCAGGATCTCAGGAACAAATCGCAGCGGCATTTTCCCAGCCAGTTATGTCCAGGTCAACAAGATGCCCCGTACCAAATACTCCACGGATGACTACTCACTGGGCCCCATGTCTCCCATCTCCCCTGGACCTCAGAGTCCAGGACGTCCACTCCACTCACCCTCTCCGCGGTCACCACTGTCCCCTTTCACCCCCACTTCCCTGAGCCCCAAACCTGAGCACTCACCTGTTAAGTCAACTTCACCTACATTATACAGCAGCCCAGCTTCACAGTCACGCTCCCCCACCCTCACACCTGTATCTAAAGAAACAGCTACTCGTACCAGCACCTCCAAAACTGCTTCACCCACCAACCTTAACAGCCACTGGCCTCCCTCGGCTAGCCAGAGCCCCACAGCTAGAGACGTTTCACCCTCCACTCAGTCatctgtgcacagagcaggagctCCCACAGCGAACAGATACACTGACCCCTCACAG GGTGCAATCCCAAACCAGGCTGCTCCGTCTAATCCACATGTCAACTCCCTGCCGCAAACACGAGCACCAAACAACAGCGGTTCAATAGTGGTGCAACGCCAGCC ATACAAAGCCGTTTACAACTACAAACCACAGAATGCAGACGagctggagctcagagagggAGACATAGTGCAAGTGATGGAGAAATGTGATGATGGCTGGTTTGTAG gtACGTCAGAACGAACACGTGCTTTCGGGACTTTTCCTGGGAATTACGTGGCACCGGTTTGA
- the sorbs3 gene encoding vinexin isoform X1, producing MQSQPVEEVVLGDPNGSWITFPGEPGVSSGQHILTSPDLTHEVVICPGLPTPPLSPYHSARMPSGEFKVQNGGGPTALSFGSYYGPSRGGLSNGVQSSATLPRSWTPTREERLIKFSGIGPVDETGMPIASRSSVNKPRDWYKSMFRQIHKKPEEPELEDSECWSAERLGLSANTEDSNEADRNLFRLTPYGALPDWSEDVDKLSDPGKQHPQPKSIFDFEPGKSTTTENHSQAHLSLKNQPEKPQPPSIEASLVSELSRFEAELDSEIQGLERTLSQKKQHQGRGEEARGRDPVTPPKTTTNYSHSSASKQPIHRSAGTSLASAPTHVEHLSFANEAMELPAKKEDKKMKAARVKFNFQAQSPKELTLQKGDIVYIHRQVDANWFEGEHHGRAGIFPTSYVEILPPTEKPTPIKSPTLQVLDYGEAVALYHFNADLPVELSFRKGEVINITRRVDDQWLEGRISGTNRSGIFPASYVQVNKMPRTKYSTDDYSLGPMSPISPGPQSPGRPLHSPSPRSPLSPFTPTSLSPKPEHSPVKSTSPTLYSSPASQSRSPTLTPVSKETATRTSTSKTASPTNLNSHWPPSASQSPTARDVSPSTQSSVHRAGAPTANRYTDPSQGAIPNQAAPSNPHVNSLPQTRAPNNSGSIVVQRQPYKAVYNYKPQNADELELREGDIVQVMEKCDDGWFVGTSERTRAFGTFPGNYVAPV from the exons ATGCAGTCTCAG CCAGTGGAGGAAGTGGTACTTGGTGATCCAAATGGCTCGTGGATCACTTTTCCTGGGGAGCCTGGAGTATCTTCAGGTCAGCACATACTGACTTCTCCAGACCTGACACATGAGGTGGTCATCTGCCCCGGTCTCCCCACTCCTCCTCTGAGCCCCTATCACTCTGCCAGGATGCCATCTGGAGAGTTTAAG GTGCAGAATGGAGGTGGCCCAACAGCTCTCAGCTTTGGATCATACTATGGTCCCTCACGTG GTGGACTGTCCAATGGTGTCCAAAGTTCTGCCACTCTACCACGCAGCTGGACTCCCACCAGAGAGGAGAGGCTCATCAAATTCTCAGGGATCGGTCCAGTGGATGAAACAGGGATGCCCATTGCCTCCAGATCA AGTGTAAACAAGCCCAGAGACTGGTACAAGAGCATGTTCAGACAGATTCACAAGAAGCCAGAGG AACCTGAGCTGGAGGACTCAGAGTGTTGGTCAGCTGAAC GGCTCGGGTTATCTGCCAACACAGAGGACAGTAATGAAGCAGACAGGAATCTCTTCAGACTCACACCGTATGGAGCTCTACCAGACTG GAGCGAGGATGTAGATAAGCTGTCAGACCCAGGAAAGCAGCACCCTCAGCCGAAGAGTATATTCGACTTTGAGCCTGGAAAGAGCACCACTACAGAAAACCACAGCCAG GCACATCTGTCACTGAAAAATCAGCCAGAGAAACCGCAGCCCCCCTCCATCGAG GCCAGTCTGGTCTCTGAGCTGAGTCGATTTGAGGCTGAACTGGACTCGGAGATTCAGGGCCTGGAGAGGACACTTTCCCAGAAGAAGCAGCATCAAGGCCGGGGTGAG GAGGCCAGAGGCAGGGATCCAGTAACACCTCCAAAGACTACTACAAACTACAG CCATTCATCAGCATCAAAGCAGCCTATCCATCGCTCTGCTGGAACATCCCTGGCCTCTGCTCCCACACATG TAGAACATCTTTCCTTTGCAAATGAAGCCATGGAGCTCCCAGCTAAGAAAGAGGACAAGAAG aTGAAAGCAGCACGAGTCAAGTTCAATTTTCAGGCCCAGTCACCCAA GGAGCTCACGCTGCAGAAAGGCGATATTGTTTACATCCACAGGCAGGTAGACGCCAACTGGTTTGAAGGAGAACACCATGGACGAGCTGGTATTTTCCCCACATCTTATGTGGAG ATTCTGCCTCCGACAGAGAAGCCAACGCCTATAAAGTCGCCCACTCTTCAGGTGTTGGACTATGGAGAAGCTGTGGCTCTATATCACTTCAATGCTGACCTACCTGTTGAACTTTCCTTCCGTAAA GGTGAGGTGATCAACATAACCAGACGTGTGGATGATCAGTGGTTGGAGGGCAGGATCTCAGGAACAAATCGCAGCGGCATTTTCCCAGCCAGTTATGTCCAGGTCAACAAGATGCCCCGTACCAAATACTCCACGGATGACTACTCACTGGGCCCCATGTCTCCCATCTCCCCTGGACCTCAGAGTCCAGGACGTCCACTCCACTCACCCTCTCCGCGGTCACCACTGTCCCCTTTCACCCCCACTTCCCTGAGCCCCAAACCTGAGCACTCACCTGTTAAGTCAACTTCACCTACATTATACAGCAGCCCAGCTTCACAGTCACGCTCCCCCACCCTCACACCTGTATCTAAAGAAACAGCTACTCGTACCAGCACCTCCAAAACTGCTTCACCCACCAACCTTAACAGCCACTGGCCTCCCTCGGCTAGCCAGAGCCCCACAGCTAGAGACGTTTCACCCTCCACTCAGTCatctgtgcacagagcaggagctCCCACAGCGAACAGATACACTGACCCCTCACAG GGTGCAATCCCAAACCAGGCTGCTCCGTCTAATCCACATGTCAACTCCCTGCCGCAAACACGAGCACCAAACAACAGCGGTTCAATAGTGGTGCAACGCCAGCC ATACAAAGCCGTTTACAACTACAAACCACAGAATGCAGACGagctggagctcagagagggAGACATAGTGCAAGTGATGGAGAAATGTGATGATGGCTGGTTTGTAG gtACGTCAGAACGAACACGTGCTTTCGGGACTTTTCCTGGGAATTACGTGGCACCGGTTTGA
- the sorbs3 gene encoding vinexin isoform X4, with amino-acid sequence MQSQPVEEVVLGDPNGSWITFPGEPGVSSGQHILTSPDLTHEVVICPGLPTPPLSPYHSARMPSGEFKVQNGGGPTALSFGSYYGPSRGGLSNGVQSSATLPRSWTPTREERLIKFSGIGPVDETGMPIASRSSVNKPRDWYKSMFRQIHKKPEEPELEDSECWSAERLGLSANTEDSNEADRNLFRLTPYGALPDWSEDVDKLSDPGKQHPQPKSIFDFEPGKSTTTENHSQAHLSLKNQPEKPQPPSIEEARGRDPVTPPKTTTNYSHSSASKQPIHRSAGTSLASAPTHVEHLSFANEAMELPAKKEDKKMKAARVKFNFQAQSPKELTLQKGDIVYIHRQVDANWFEGEHHGRAGIFPTSYVEILPPTEKPTPIKSPTLQVLDYGEAVALYHFNADLPVELSFRKGEVINITRRVDDQWLEGRISGTNRSGIFPASYVQVNKMPRTKYSTDDYSLGPMSPISPGPQSPGRPLHSPSPRSPLSPFTPTSLSPKPEHSPVKSTSPTLYSSPASQSRSPTLTPVSKETATRTSTSKTASPTNLNSHWPPSASQSPTARDVSPSTQSSVHRAGAPTANRYTDPSQGAIPNQAAPSNPHVNSLPQTRAPNNSGSIVVQRQPYKAVYNYKPQNADELELREGDIVQVMEKCDDGWFVGTSERTRAFGTFPGNYVAPV; translated from the exons ATGCAGTCTCAG CCAGTGGAGGAAGTGGTACTTGGTGATCCAAATGGCTCGTGGATCACTTTTCCTGGGGAGCCTGGAGTATCTTCAGGTCAGCACATACTGACTTCTCCAGACCTGACACATGAGGTGGTCATCTGCCCCGGTCTCCCCACTCCTCCTCTGAGCCCCTATCACTCTGCCAGGATGCCATCTGGAGAGTTTAAG GTGCAGAATGGAGGTGGCCCAACAGCTCTCAGCTTTGGATCATACTATGGTCCCTCACGTG GTGGACTGTCCAATGGTGTCCAAAGTTCTGCCACTCTACCACGCAGCTGGACTCCCACCAGAGAGGAGAGGCTCATCAAATTCTCAGGGATCGGTCCAGTGGATGAAACAGGGATGCCCATTGCCTCCAGATCA AGTGTAAACAAGCCCAGAGACTGGTACAAGAGCATGTTCAGACAGATTCACAAGAAGCCAGAGG AACCTGAGCTGGAGGACTCAGAGTGTTGGTCAGCTGAAC GGCTCGGGTTATCTGCCAACACAGAGGACAGTAATGAAGCAGACAGGAATCTCTTCAGACTCACACCGTATGGAGCTCTACCAGACTG GAGCGAGGATGTAGATAAGCTGTCAGACCCAGGAAAGCAGCACCCTCAGCCGAAGAGTATATTCGACTTTGAGCCTGGAAAGAGCACCACTACAGAAAACCACAGCCAG GCACATCTGTCACTGAAAAATCAGCCAGAGAAACCGCAGCCCCCCTCCATCGAG GAGGCCAGAGGCAGGGATCCAGTAACACCTCCAAAGACTACTACAAACTACAG CCATTCATCAGCATCAAAGCAGCCTATCCATCGCTCTGCTGGAACATCCCTGGCCTCTGCTCCCACACATG TAGAACATCTTTCCTTTGCAAATGAAGCCATGGAGCTCCCAGCTAAGAAAGAGGACAAGAAG aTGAAAGCAGCACGAGTCAAGTTCAATTTTCAGGCCCAGTCACCCAA GGAGCTCACGCTGCAGAAAGGCGATATTGTTTACATCCACAGGCAGGTAGACGCCAACTGGTTTGAAGGAGAACACCATGGACGAGCTGGTATTTTCCCCACATCTTATGTGGAG ATTCTGCCTCCGACAGAGAAGCCAACGCCTATAAAGTCGCCCACTCTTCAGGTGTTGGACTATGGAGAAGCTGTGGCTCTATATCACTTCAATGCTGACCTACCTGTTGAACTTTCCTTCCGTAAA GGTGAGGTGATCAACATAACCAGACGTGTGGATGATCAGTGGTTGGAGGGCAGGATCTCAGGAACAAATCGCAGCGGCATTTTCCCAGCCAGTTATGTCCAGGTCAACAAGATGCCCCGTACCAAATACTCCACGGATGACTACTCACTGGGCCCCATGTCTCCCATCTCCCCTGGACCTCAGAGTCCAGGACGTCCACTCCACTCACCCTCTCCGCGGTCACCACTGTCCCCTTTCACCCCCACTTCCCTGAGCCCCAAACCTGAGCACTCACCTGTTAAGTCAACTTCACCTACATTATACAGCAGCCCAGCTTCACAGTCACGCTCCCCCACCCTCACACCTGTATCTAAAGAAACAGCTACTCGTACCAGCACCTCCAAAACTGCTTCACCCACCAACCTTAACAGCCACTGGCCTCCCTCGGCTAGCCAGAGCCCCACAGCTAGAGACGTTTCACCCTCCACTCAGTCatctgtgcacagagcaggagctCCCACAGCGAACAGATACACTGACCCCTCACAG GGTGCAATCCCAAACCAGGCTGCTCCGTCTAATCCACATGTCAACTCCCTGCCGCAAACACGAGCACCAAACAACAGCGGTTCAATAGTGGTGCAACGCCAGCC ATACAAAGCCGTTTACAACTACAAACCACAGAATGCAGACGagctggagctcagagagggAGACATAGTGCAAGTGATGGAGAAATGTGATGATGGCTGGTTTGTAG gtACGTCAGAACGAACACGTGCTTTCGGGACTTTTCCTGGGAATTACGTGGCACCGGTTTGA
- the sorbs3 gene encoding vinexin isoform X5, protein MQSQPVEEVVLGDPNGSWITFPGEPGVSSGQHILTSPDLTHEVVICPGLPTPPLSPYHSARMPSGEFKVQNGGGPTALSFGSYYGPSRGGLSNGVQSSATLPRSWTPTREERLIKFSGIGPVDETGMPIASRSSVNKPRDWYKSMFRQIHKKPEEPELEDSECWSAERLGLSANTEDSNEADRNLFRLTPYGALPDWSEDVDKLSDPGKQHPQPKSIFDFEPGKSTTTENHSQAHLSLKNQPEKPQPPSIEASLVSELSRFEAELDSEIQGLERTLSQKKQHQGRGEEARGRDPVTPPKTTTNYSHSSASKQPIHRSAGTSLASAPTHVEHLSFANEAMELPAKKEDKKMKAARVKFNFQAQSPKELTLQKGDIVYIHRQVDANWFEGEHHGRAGIFPTSYVEILPPTEKPTPIKSPTLQVLDYGEAVALYHFNADLPVELSFRKGEVINITRRVDDQWLEGRISGTNRSGIFPASYVQGAIPNQAAPSNPHVNSLPQTRAPNNSGSIVVQRQPYKAVYNYKPQNADELELREGDIVQVMEKCDDGWFVGTSERTRAFGTFPGNYVAPV, encoded by the exons ATGCAGTCTCAG CCAGTGGAGGAAGTGGTACTTGGTGATCCAAATGGCTCGTGGATCACTTTTCCTGGGGAGCCTGGAGTATCTTCAGGTCAGCACATACTGACTTCTCCAGACCTGACACATGAGGTGGTCATCTGCCCCGGTCTCCCCACTCCTCCTCTGAGCCCCTATCACTCTGCCAGGATGCCATCTGGAGAGTTTAAG GTGCAGAATGGAGGTGGCCCAACAGCTCTCAGCTTTGGATCATACTATGGTCCCTCACGTG GTGGACTGTCCAATGGTGTCCAAAGTTCTGCCACTCTACCACGCAGCTGGACTCCCACCAGAGAGGAGAGGCTCATCAAATTCTCAGGGATCGGTCCAGTGGATGAAACAGGGATGCCCATTGCCTCCAGATCA AGTGTAAACAAGCCCAGAGACTGGTACAAGAGCATGTTCAGACAGATTCACAAGAAGCCAGAGG AACCTGAGCTGGAGGACTCAGAGTGTTGGTCAGCTGAAC GGCTCGGGTTATCTGCCAACACAGAGGACAGTAATGAAGCAGACAGGAATCTCTTCAGACTCACACCGTATGGAGCTCTACCAGACTG GAGCGAGGATGTAGATAAGCTGTCAGACCCAGGAAAGCAGCACCCTCAGCCGAAGAGTATATTCGACTTTGAGCCTGGAAAGAGCACCACTACAGAAAACCACAGCCAG GCACATCTGTCACTGAAAAATCAGCCAGAGAAACCGCAGCCCCCCTCCATCGAG GCCAGTCTGGTCTCTGAGCTGAGTCGATTTGAGGCTGAACTGGACTCGGAGATTCAGGGCCTGGAGAGGACACTTTCCCAGAAGAAGCAGCATCAAGGCCGGGGTGAG GAGGCCAGAGGCAGGGATCCAGTAACACCTCCAAAGACTACTACAAACTACAG CCATTCATCAGCATCAAAGCAGCCTATCCATCGCTCTGCTGGAACATCCCTGGCCTCTGCTCCCACACATG TAGAACATCTTTCCTTTGCAAATGAAGCCATGGAGCTCCCAGCTAAGAAAGAGGACAAGAAG aTGAAAGCAGCACGAGTCAAGTTCAATTTTCAGGCCCAGTCACCCAA GGAGCTCACGCTGCAGAAAGGCGATATTGTTTACATCCACAGGCAGGTAGACGCCAACTGGTTTGAAGGAGAACACCATGGACGAGCTGGTATTTTCCCCACATCTTATGTGGAG ATTCTGCCTCCGACAGAGAAGCCAACGCCTATAAAGTCGCCCACTCTTCAGGTGTTGGACTATGGAGAAGCTGTGGCTCTATATCACTTCAATGCTGACCTACCTGTTGAACTTTCCTTCCGTAAA GGTGAGGTGATCAACATAACCAGACGTGTGGATGATCAGTGGTTGGAGGGCAGGATCTCAGGAACAAATCGCAGCGGCATTTTCCCAGCCAGTTATGTCCAG GGTGCAATCCCAAACCAGGCTGCTCCGTCTAATCCACATGTCAACTCCCTGCCGCAAACACGAGCACCAAACAACAGCGGTTCAATAGTGGTGCAACGCCAGCC ATACAAAGCCGTTTACAACTACAAACCACAGAATGCAGACGagctggagctcagagagggAGACATAGTGCAAGTGATGGAGAAATGTGATGATGGCTGGTTTGTAG gtACGTCAGAACGAACACGTGCTTTCGGGACTTTTCCTGGGAATTACGTGGCACCGGTTTGA